Proteins encoded in a region of the Isoalcanivorax pacificus W11-5 genome:
- a CDS encoding 3'-5' exonuclease, with the protein MYKVIQTRGLNKCFRVLSKSGKKGKDAITKVRAALAEAGTEGSIFSLKRTNHGESRLKNIEKYDLGGGYRLVVQLVDGKENVRAFLFAGDHDDCEQWLESHKDYEWVKSSKDQTLDFVQVSEKEPRSVRVVNPDIDSAEELRALPLLRHLESVDMESLQLHDNLVDYVMGVTPEDWECDSSGILSHIESIGGIERAIFFDDLFSHSHKGELSELKKRVTLELGEAVISDGADLAKSIVEPQNSEIFVTWEEVATLPDDSSWADWLLFLHPEQKALSLKEFRGASRLRGVSGSGKTCVMLHRARHLAKKYRAPILLVTLTESMRKLLDSLIKELCGVESSFIQTSTINGLAKYILKELHPKGEAAYRVADGALADGISRDLVKFVKNHDNFMQTKLSILDYADLRRFCDEEVFHIRSRLKFSEFDSYLDTQSFKRHGRVVGLPAEGRKVFLDAARYKVDALKKLFVLDYEGVVSAAISLLVKDMDSLESFGWAAVDADALEGALSSFFPYRCVLVDEVQDLSQLEVAMIGALPVASGNRIANSENGLFLVGDGAQTIYNKGFALKNCGISVNNRSYVLKKNYRNSKEIMSAAYSLIKKYKFADVDEDNIDTPTKPDFATKVGERPYVVKCRSEEDEVALVSAMIRGLIDEHQSREETEDYPELCVIGLNPAIRRKISGRLNELSIKAAELKQAAGVESFNSVAISTIESAKGHEFRHVFIVGVVDGAMPSKYAGADEMAREASRLYVAMTRARERLIISYNVDRQNQPSRFLIDIQDCCDEYEWSSGQIKVME; encoded by the coding sequence ATGTACAAAGTGATTCAAACTAGAGGGCTAAATAAGTGCTTTCGGGTTCTCTCCAAAAGTGGAAAGAAGGGTAAAGATGCCATTACAAAGGTGCGAGCCGCTCTCGCTGAAGCCGGAACAGAGGGCTCTATTTTCTCTCTGAAGAGAACGAATCATGGAGAATCCAGGCTAAAAAATATAGAAAAATACGATTTAGGGGGTGGCTATAGGCTTGTTGTTCAGTTGGTCGATGGGAAGGAAAATGTCCGAGCGTTCCTCTTTGCTGGCGATCACGATGATTGTGAGCAATGGTTGGAGTCGCATAAGGATTATGAGTGGGTAAAGAGCAGCAAAGATCAAACTTTAGATTTTGTTCAGGTGTCCGAGAAAGAGCCTCGCAGCGTTCGTGTTGTGAATCCTGATATCGATTCTGCTGAAGAACTGAGGGCACTTCCGTTGCTTCGGCATTTGGAATCAGTGGATATGGAATCTCTACAGCTACACGACAATCTTGTGGATTATGTTATGGGTGTTACTCCGGAAGATTGGGAGTGTGATTCCAGCGGGATACTAAGTCACATTGAGAGCATTGGTGGCATAGAGCGGGCTATTTTTTTTGATGATTTATTCTCACACTCTCACAAAGGCGAACTAAGTGAGTTGAAAAAGCGAGTCACACTTGAGTTGGGTGAGGCAGTCATAAGTGATGGCGCTGATCTTGCCAAAAGTATCGTTGAGCCACAGAATAGCGAGATATTTGTCACATGGGAGGAGGTTGCTACTTTACCCGATGATTCGTCATGGGCGGACTGGCTGCTGTTCTTACATCCTGAACAAAAAGCGTTATCGCTCAAAGAATTCCGTGGCGCATCTAGGCTGAGAGGTGTATCAGGTAGTGGAAAAACATGCGTCATGCTTCATAGGGCGCGGCATTTGGCTAAGAAATATAGAGCGCCTATACTGCTGGTTACTCTGACCGAAAGCATGCGTAAACTTCTGGATTCTCTGATTAAGGAGTTGTGTGGAGTAGAGTCTTCATTTATACAGACGTCAACTATTAACGGTCTTGCCAAATACATACTTAAAGAGTTGCATCCAAAGGGAGAGGCTGCTTACCGTGTGGCAGATGGCGCGCTGGCAGATGGCATCTCTCGTGATCTTGTGAAGTTTGTGAAGAATCACGATAATTTCATGCAAACAAAGCTTTCGATATTAGATTATGCAGACCTGCGAAGGTTCTGTGATGAAGAGGTTTTTCATATTAGAAGTAGGTTAAAGTTTTCGGAATTTGATTCATACCTGGATACTCAGTCTTTTAAGCGCCATGGTCGGGTGGTGGGGCTTCCCGCTGAGGGGCGTAAGGTGTTTCTTGATGCTGCTCGGTACAAGGTCGATGCTCTGAAGAAATTGTTTGTGTTGGACTACGAAGGTGTGGTGTCAGCAGCAATTTCGTTGTTAGTCAAAGATATGGATTCTCTGGAGTCATTTGGATGGGCTGCTGTCGATGCAGATGCTCTTGAAGGTGCTCTTTCGAGTTTTTTCCCATACCGCTGTGTTTTGGTGGATGAGGTGCAAGATTTGTCGCAATTGGAAGTTGCGATGATCGGTGCTCTTCCTGTTGCTTCGGGAAACAGGATTGCAAATTCAGAGAATGGTTTGTTCCTTGTCGGAGACGGGGCGCAGACGATATATAATAAGGGTTTTGCACTAAAGAATTGTGGAATAAGTGTAAATAATCGAAGCTACGTACTGAAAAAGAATTACAGGAACTCGAAGGAAATAATGTCTGCGGCATATTCGTTAATAAAAAAATACAAGTTTGCTGATGTGGATGAGGACAATATAGATACTCCCACTAAGCCAGACTTTGCGACAAAGGTGGGGGAGCGCCCATATGTTGTGAAGTGCAGAAGTGAGGAGGATGAGGTGGCACTCGTCTCTGCGATGATTAGGGGGCTGATAGATGAGCATCAAAGTCGTGAAGAAACAGAAGATTATCCTGAACTATGTGTTATCGGGCTGAACCCGGCAATTAGAAGGAAGATTTCGGGCCGCTTAAATGAACTATCAATCAAGGCAGCCGAGTTAAAGCAAGCTGCTGGAGTGGAGTCATTCAATAGTGTTGCAATAAGCACAATTGAGTCTGCAAAAGGTCACGAATTTAGACACGTATTCATAGTTGGTGTGGTTGATGGGGCTATGCCTAGTAAGTATGCGGGCGCTGACGAAATGGCGAGAGAGGCGTCTCGACTATACGTGGCGATGACGCGGGCAAGAGAGAGGCTTATTATTTCTTATAATGTCGATAGACAAAATCAACCGAGTAGATTTCTAATTGATATTCAGGATTGCTGCGATGAGTATGAGTGGAGTTCTGGGCAGATAAAGGTTATGGAGTAA
- a CDS encoding NfeD family protein encodes MLAELFTDYALWLILGFLLIISELFVTGVIAVFFGIGAIIVGLLTLFGITESLTSQLWLFAVISLVALFGARRHFKGWLTGNVGDAPSSDAGLGDAVGSRVTVLTDFVHGSGHVQMHGAKWDAESSDDLKAGDVAWVSGNRGIVLKVSASQR; translated from the coding sequence ATGCTTGCTGAACTATTCACCGATTACGCCCTGTGGCTGATCCTCGGTTTCCTCCTGATTATCTCCGAGCTGTTCGTCACCGGCGTGATCGCCGTGTTTTTCGGCATTGGCGCAATCATCGTCGGCCTGCTGACGCTGTTCGGCATCACCGAAAGCCTGACCAGCCAGCTGTGGCTGTTTGCGGTGATCAGCCTGGTGGCGCTGTTTGGCGCCCGCCGTCACTTCAAGGGCTGGCTGACCGGCAATGTGGGGGATGCGCCGTCCTCTGATGCGGGGCTGGGTGATGCCGTGGGCAGCCGGGTGACAGTGCTGACGGACTTTGTCCACGGCAGCGGCCATGTGCAGATGCACGGTGCCAAGTGGGATGCGGAGTCCAGTGATGACCTGAAAGCCGGTGATGTGGCCTGGGTATCAGGCAACCGCGGTATCGTGCTGAAAGTATCGGCCAGCCAGCGCTGA
- a CDS encoding stomatin-like protein, giving the protein MSIATILAGLAAVFVVVAVIKTARIVPQRSAFVVERLGKYAKTLEAGFHLLIPFVDKVAYRHTLKEEAIDVPQQSCVTKDNIQVVVNGVIYLQVIDPKQASYGINDYRYAAMQLAQTTLRSVVGKIDLDKTFEERESINNQVVITLDDAAKPWGVKVLRYEIADIELPATILDALEKQMRAERERRAVVAQSEGERQSKINVSEGLKQEMINVSEAEKMRQINEAEGKAREIELIAEATARGLERVAAAISTAGGKDAVALRVAEQYVHEFGKLAKTNNTMILPAELSNIGSAVAAITKTLETARS; this is encoded by the coding sequence ATGTCGATAGCGACGATTCTCGCCGGTCTGGCGGCGGTGTTTGTAGTAGTGGCGGTGATCAAGACGGCGCGGATTGTGCCGCAACGGTCCGCCTTTGTAGTGGAACGGCTGGGTAAGTACGCGAAGACGCTGGAAGCGGGTTTTCACCTGCTGATCCCGTTTGTGGACAAGGTGGCCTACCGCCACACCCTGAAAGAAGAAGCCATTGATGTGCCGCAGCAATCCTGTGTGACCAAGGACAACATCCAGGTGGTGGTGAACGGCGTCATCTATCTGCAGGTGATTGATCCGAAGCAGGCCAGCTATGGCATTAATGACTACCGTTACGCGGCCATGCAGTTAGCGCAGACCACGCTGCGGTCGGTGGTGGGCAAGATCGACCTGGACAAGACCTTCGAAGAACGTGAGAGCATCAACAATCAGGTGGTGATTACCCTGGATGATGCGGCCAAGCCCTGGGGCGTGAAGGTGCTGCGTTACGAGATTGCCGACATCGAGCTGCCGGCGACCATTCTCGATGCGCTGGAAAAGCAGATGCGTGCCGAGCGGGAACGTCGCGCGGTGGTGGCGCAGTCTGAAGGTGAGCGGCAGTCGAAGATCAACGTCTCTGAAGGTCTCAAGCAGGAGATGATCAACGTCTCGGAAGCCGAGAAGATGCGCCAGATCAACGAGGCGGAAGGTAAGGCCCGCGAGATCGAGCTGATTGCCGAGGCGACCGCACGGGGTCTGGAGCGTGTGGCGGCGGCCATCAGCACTGCCGGTGGCAAGGACGCGGTGGCCTTGCGTGTGGCCGAGCAGTATGTGCACGAGTTCGGCAAGCTGGCGAAGACCAATAACACCATGATCCTGCCCGCTGAGCTGAGCAATATCGGCAGTGCGGTGGCGGCGATCACCAAGACGCTGGAAACCGCGCGCAGCTGA
- a CDS encoding GMC family oxidoreductase, whose product MSVQAIARGLPVVQASDVTSAQLTLKADVVIVGSGAGGAVTAYELARQGLEVLVLEAGPYVPSTAFTEDFADSLETLYEDHGSQSNKDGDLLILQGRCVGGSTVVNGCVAFRTPDFILEEWRRDFGLAEMTPETLNPYFERVEKHLSISTNGPHEIARHSQLMMAGAQKLGWSMKPFQRNVRECALTGHCLSGCKTDRKQSMLVTYLPWAAAHGARIHSDTRVNRVLSDNGRVTGVEGEVIDRTGHKVADVRVEAPRVILAAGAVQTPVILQRSELGNKHVGRHFACHPSMYVGARYPEPVYPWRGALLGTYVDEFMHPKDGGFVLEVGGLGVAEMCLITEPGTGKPYIDYMQHARFNAGIVTLIHDHNVGEISWNGEYKTIDYRLSDQDFPSMMAALTAAIRLHLAAGAEEVFLPATERLAVRQESEIEAIVGQLRNRPQALRMVSYHPQGSCRMGADPANSAVDPHGRLHGVVGLYVADASLLPTSLIVNPQVTVYALANYVADRLLASA is encoded by the coding sequence ATGAGCGTGCAAGCCATAGCCCGGGGCCTGCCGGTGGTGCAGGCCAGTGATGTGACCAGCGCGCAGCTTACGCTGAAGGCGGATGTGGTGATTGTCGGCTCGGGGGCCGGCGGGGCCGTGACGGCCTATGAACTGGCCCGGCAGGGGCTGGAGGTGCTGGTGCTGGAGGCAGGGCCGTATGTGCCGTCCACGGCCTTCACCGAGGATTTTGCCGACAGCCTGGAAACCCTGTACGAAGACCACGGCAGCCAGTCCAACAAGGACGGCGACCTGCTGATCCTGCAAGGGCGCTGTGTGGGCGGGTCCACGGTGGTGAACGGCTGCGTGGCGTTCCGGACACCGGATTTTATTCTGGAGGAGTGGCGGCGGGATTTCGGGCTGGCCGAGATGACGCCGGAAACGCTCAACCCCTATTTCGAGCGGGTGGAAAAGCACCTTTCCATCAGCACCAACGGCCCGCATGAAATCGCCCGCCACAGCCAGTTGATGATGGCCGGCGCGCAGAAACTCGGCTGGTCGATGAAACCCTTCCAGCGCAACGTGCGCGAATGCGCCCTGACCGGGCATTGCCTGTCCGGCTGCAAGACCGACCGCAAGCAGTCGATGCTGGTGACTTATCTGCCGTGGGCGGCGGCGCATGGCGCGCGCATCCACAGCGATACGCGCGTCAATCGCGTGCTCAGCGACAACGGCCGCGTGACCGGGGTGGAAGGGGAGGTGATCGACCGCACCGGCCACAAGGTGGCGGACGTGCGTGTCGAGGCGCCCCGGGTAATCCTGGCGGCCGGTGCGGTGCAGACGCCGGTGATCCTGCAACGCAGTGAGCTGGGCAATAAGCATGTTGGCCGCCATTTCGCCTGCCACCCGTCCATGTATGTGGGGGCGCGTTACCCCGAGCCGGTCTATCCCTGGCGCGGAGCGCTGTTGGGCACTTATGTGGATGAATTCATGCACCCGAAAGACGGCGGCTTCGTGCTCGAAGTCGGCGGCCTCGGCGTGGCCGAAATGTGCCTGATCACCGAGCCGGGCACCGGCAAGCCGTATATCGACTATATGCAGCACGCCCGTTTCAATGCCGGCATCGTGACGCTGATTCATGACCACAATGTGGGCGAGATCAGCTGGAACGGTGAGTACAAGACCATCGACTACCGCCTCAGCGACCAGGACTTTCCGTCCATGATGGCGGCGCTGACCGCCGCCATCCGTCTGCACCTGGCGGCGGGGGCGGAAGAGGTGTTCCTGCCGGCCACCGAGCGGTTGGCGGTGCGGCAGGAAAGCGAGATTGAGGCCATTGTCGGGCAGTTGCGCAACCGCCCGCAGGCGCTGCGCATGGTGTCCTACCACCCGCAGGGCAGTTGCCGCATGGGCGCCGACCCGGCCAACAGCGCGGTGGACCCGCACGGTCGCCTGCACGGGGTAGTGGGTCTGTACGTGGCGGATGCCAGCCTGTTGCCCACCTCGCTGATCGTGAATCCGCAGGTCACGGTGTACGCCCTGGCGAACTATGTGGCCGACCGGCTGCTGGCGTCGGCCTGA
- a CDS encoding transcriptional initiation protein Tat has translation MHNNNARPDEPGWMSGLAPLSRRGFLRTAVISAAALSSGCATLLGRGGDHSDRRYQHLTEDESIVLKRLTQVLLPAEQFGLPSSLSEVPTVQNIDGMVGQMSGQTRELLGLGLWVFEHRSMASFRFSRFSRLDDDEALRYVNAMQAGTFFERGLMTTLKTLVCVNYWRDARTWPGLDYHGPVTEIWGVRRLGNAPLPQV, from the coding sequence ATGCATAATAATAACGCCCGTCCAGATGAGCCGGGCTGGATGTCGGGCCTTGCGCCTTTATCTCGCCGGGGATTTCTGCGTACCGCAGTGATCAGCGCCGCTGCCTTGAGCAGTGGCTGTGCCACCCTGCTGGGCCGTGGCGGTGACCACAGTGACCGTCGTTACCAGCACCTCACCGAAGACGAATCCATCGTGCTCAAGCGGCTCACGCAGGTGTTGCTGCCGGCCGAGCAGTTCGGACTGCCGTCCAGCCTGTCGGAAGTGCCCACCGTGCAGAACATCGACGGCATGGTCGGGCAGATGTCCGGCCAGACCCGTGAACTGCTGGGGCTGGGGCTGTGGGTGTTCGAGCACCGCTCGATGGCCAGCTTCCGCTTCAGCCGTTTCAGCCGGCTGGATGACGATGAGGCGTTGCGTTACGTCAACGCGATGCAGGCAGGCACTTTTTTTGAACGTGGTCTGATGACAACCCTGAAAACCCTCGTCTGCGTGAACTACTGGCGCGATGCCCGTACCTGGCCGGGGCTGGATTACCACGGCCCGGTCACCGAAATATGGGGCGTGCGCCGTCTGGGCAACGCACCGCTGCCGCAGGTCTGA
- a CDS encoding GMC family oxidoreductase, which translates to MRMITVPRDGVPVTTAADIARDPSMGRRFSVKTEVVVVGSGAGGATVAYELAKAGRKVVVLESGRYFPSANFTEHLGDTMTEVYREQGSQFNSTADVLFVEGECVGGSTVIGACVMQRPPDSLLRRWSTELGLGNLAPDTIGPLFDEVGTEQYVHLNEAHEINATAHKVIQGCEKMGFSWKPVARNVRQCALTGHCLAGCPSDRKMSSLVTHLPWATAYGARLFADTQVQRVLMRAGRATGVEAIVRDPLTGAQIAEMRVDAEVVVVAGGAIQTPVLLQRSQVPDISGQIGRNMAVQPFVQVLAQYDEELFGFRGALVGVEIDEFLESDGHMFFSALAEPEQLMIQGEQGAGPDHIRFMKQYKHLAGLNAFAIDEGRGQVSWEGDVATGRKVISWNPSRAEFEKLKRGASLAARIFFAAGARRVYIPSFQQLQADSVFELDATMDQVSYGLKGMYSLRINSFSPHGTCRMGNDRFQSVANARGEVHDVKGLFLADASLIPEPMPSAPHWTVQALAKQVARNILDSASGLFLNGKA; encoded by the coding sequence ATGCGCATGATAACTGTACCCCGTGACGGCGTGCCGGTGACGACTGCGGCGGATATCGCCCGCGATCCGTCCATGGGCCGTCGCTTCAGCGTGAAAACCGAAGTGGTGGTGGTCGGCTCCGGGGCCGGTGGCGCGACCGTGGCCTATGAACTGGCCAAGGCGGGTCGCAAGGTCGTCGTGCTGGAATCCGGCCGCTACTTCCCCAGCGCAAACTTTACCGAACACCTGGGCGACACCATGACCGAGGTGTATCGCGAGCAGGGCAGCCAGTTCAATTCCACGGCAGATGTGCTGTTTGTGGAAGGCGAATGCGTCGGCGGCTCGACCGTGATCGGCGCCTGCGTGATGCAGCGCCCGCCGGATTCATTGCTCCGGCGCTGGTCGACGGAACTGGGCCTGGGCAACCTGGCGCCGGACACCATCGGCCCGCTGTTTGATGAGGTGGGCACGGAGCAGTACGTGCATCTCAACGAGGCGCACGAAATCAACGCCACCGCCCACAAGGTGATCCAGGGCTGTGAAAAGATGGGCTTCAGCTGGAAGCCGGTAGCGCGCAACGTACGCCAGTGCGCGCTGACCGGCCACTGCCTGGCCGGCTGCCCGTCGGACCGGAAAATGTCCTCGCTGGTGACGCATCTGCCCTGGGCCACGGCCTATGGCGCGCGGCTGTTTGCCGATACGCAAGTCCAGCGTGTGTTGATGCGCGCAGGCCGTGCGACCGGAGTGGAAGCGATTGTGCGTGATCCGCTGACCGGTGCGCAGATTGCCGAGATGCGCGTCGATGCCGAAGTGGTGGTCGTCGCTGGCGGCGCCATCCAGACGCCGGTGCTGCTGCAACGCAGCCAGGTGCCGGACATCAGCGGCCAGATTGGCCGCAACATGGCGGTGCAGCCGTTTGTGCAGGTGCTGGCGCAGTACGACGAAGAGCTGTTCGGTTTTCGTGGTGCGCTGGTCGGCGTCGAGATTGATGAATTCCTCGAAAGCGACGGCCATATGTTTTTCTCGGCGCTGGCGGAACCCGAGCAATTGATGATTCAGGGCGAGCAGGGCGCCGGGCCGGACCATATCCGCTTTATGAAACAGTACAAGCACCTGGCCGGCCTGAACGCGTTTGCCATTGATGAAGGGCGCGGACAGGTGAGCTGGGAAGGCGACGTGGCCACCGGGCGCAAGGTGATCAGCTGGAACCCGAGCCGCGCCGAGTTTGAAAAACTCAAGCGTGGCGCGTCACTGGCGGCACGGATTTTCTTCGCGGCGGGTGCCAGGCGGGTGTATATCCCGAGCTTCCAGCAATTGCAGGCGGACTCGGTGTTTGAGCTGGACGCGACCATGGATCAGGTGAGCTATGGCCTCAAGGGCATGTACTCCCTGCGGATCAACTCCTTCAGCCCGCACGGCACCTGCCGCATGGGCAACGACCGCTTCCAGAGCGTGGCCAATGCGCGCGGTGAAGTGCACGATGTGAAGGGGCTGTTCCTGGCGGATGCCAGCCTGATTCCGGAGCCGATGCCGTCCGCGCCACATTGGACGGTGCAGGCGCTGGCCAAGCAGGTGGCGCGCAATATTCTCGACAGCGCCAGCGGACTGTTTCTGAACGGCAAGGCATGA
- a CDS encoding acetoacetate--CoA ligase, with the protein MNTPLWQPDARRAAETRLAQFMREAEAATGQTFADYTALHQWSVRDSDLFWQQVYHFCGLTAEGDTAPAMQPGVHLRETRWFPNLHLNYAQNLLRHADTHPHDIALICETENGRQRRLSFDELRHAAGQFAARLTQAGVMPGDRIAGWLPNGPEAVIAALGSAWIGAVWSSCSPDFGVSGVLDRFGQIEPTVLLLTDGYHYNGKWIDLTERATQIRAGLPSATVVQIATGEQHLPDTQDWQAWLDGALDVPDYALLPFEHPLYILYSSGTTGQPKCIVHGAGGTLLQHAKEHALHGDLRQGDRLFYFTTCGWMMWNWLVGGLQAGATLVLYDGNPAWPDTGRLFDLAARERVTHFGTSAKFIQAVEKSGLVPREKCDLSALRVLFSTGSPLLHESFDFVYQAISEQVQLSSISGGTDIISCFALGNPLLPVYRGELQCLGLGMDVAVFNDAGEPVTGEKGELVCRAPFPSMPVGFWRDADGSRYHKAYFSRFENVWAHGDYAELRPHDGWQGMVIHGRSDAVLNPGGVRIGTAEIYRQVESLAEIRESIVVGQEWDGDVRVVLFVVPQPGVTLDDTLRARLRKAIREGASPRHVPAVILAVPEIPRTVSGKIVELAVREIIHGRPVTNLNALANPAALAHFRDREELR; encoded by the coding sequence ATGAACACACCGCTGTGGCAACCGGATGCGCGCCGCGCCGCCGAAACACGGCTGGCGCAGTTTATGCGGGAGGCGGAAGCCGCCACCGGCCAGACCTTTGCCGATTACACGGCACTGCATCAATGGTCCGTGCGCGACAGCGATCTGTTCTGGCAACAGGTTTACCACTTCTGCGGCCTGACCGCCGAGGGCGATACCGCACCGGCCATGCAGCCCGGCGTACACCTGCGCGAGACACGCTGGTTTCCGAACCTGCACCTGAACTATGCGCAAAACCTGCTACGCCACGCCGACACGCACCCGCACGACATCGCCCTGATCTGCGAAACCGAAAACGGCCGGCAGCGCCGCCTGAGCTTCGATGAATTGCGCCACGCCGCCGGCCAGTTCGCAGCCCGTCTGACACAGGCCGGCGTGATGCCCGGTGATCGCATCGCCGGCTGGCTGCCGAACGGCCCGGAGGCGGTGATTGCCGCACTGGGCAGCGCCTGGATCGGCGCCGTCTGGTCGTCCTGCTCGCCGGACTTTGGCGTCAGCGGCGTGCTGGATCGTTTTGGCCAGATCGAACCCACTGTTCTGCTGCTGACCGACGGCTATCACTACAACGGCAAGTGGATCGACCTGACCGAGCGCGCCACGCAGATTCGCGCCGGCCTGCCGTCCGCCACCGTGGTGCAGATCGCCACCGGCGAGCAACACCTGCCGGACACGCAGGACTGGCAAGCCTGGCTCGACGGCGCGCTGGACGTGCCGGACTATGCCCTGCTGCCGTTCGAACATCCGCTGTATATCCTGTATTCCTCCGGCACCACCGGGCAGCCCAAATGCATCGTCCACGGGGCCGGCGGCACGCTGCTGCAACACGCGAAAGAACATGCCCTGCACGGCGACCTGCGCCAGGGCGACCGGCTGTTCTATTTCACCACCTGCGGCTGGATGATGTGGAACTGGCTGGTGGGCGGCCTGCAGGCCGGCGCCACCCTGGTGCTGTACGACGGCAACCCGGCCTGGCCGGATACCGGCCGCCTGTTCGATCTCGCGGCGCGGGAGCGCGTGACCCATTTCGGCACCAGCGCCAAATTTATCCAGGCGGTGGAAAAATCCGGCCTGGTGCCGCGCGAAAAATGCGATCTGTCCGCCTTGCGTGTGCTATTTTCCACCGGCTCACCGCTGCTGCACGAGAGCTTTGATTTTGTCTATCAGGCCATCAGCGAACAGGTGCAGCTCAGTTCCATTTCCGGCGGCACCGACATCATTTCCTGTTTTGCCCTGGGCAATCCGCTGCTGCCCGTGTATCGCGGCGAGTTGCAATGCCTCGGCCTGGGCATGGACGTGGCCGTGTTCAACGATGCCGGCGAGCCGGTCACGGGCGAAAAAGGCGAGCTGGTCTGCCGTGCGCCTTTCCCGTCCATGCCGGTGGGTTTCTGGCGCGATGCCGACGGCAGCCGCTACCACAAGGCGTACTTCAGCCGTTTCGAGAACGTCTGGGCGCACGGCGATTATGCCGAGTTGCGCCCTCATGACGGCTGGCAGGGGATGGTGATCCACGGCCGCTCCGATGCCGTGCTCAACCCCGGCGGCGTGCGTATCGGCACGGCGGAAATCTATCGCCAGGTGGAATCGCTGGCGGAAATTCGGGAGAGCATTGTCGTCGGCCAGGAATGGGACGGTGATGTGCGCGTGGTGCTGTTTGTCGTGCCGCAACCCGGCGTGACGCTGGACGACACCCTGCGCGCCCGCCTGCGCAAGGCGATTCGTGAAGGCGCCAGCCCACGGCATGTGCCGGCGGTGATCCTGGCGGTGCCGGAAATCCCGCGCACGGTGTCCGGCAAGATCGTCGAGCTGGCCGTGCGCGAAATTATTCACGGCCGCCCGGTGACCAACCTGAACGCGCTGGCCAACCCTGCGGCACTGGCGCATTTCCGCGACCGCGAGGAGCTGCGTTGA